The following coding sequences lie in one Panicum virgatum strain AP13 chromosome 6N, P.virgatum_v5, whole genome shotgun sequence genomic window:
- the LOC120677871 gene encoding collagen alpha-1(III) chain-like, whose amino-acid sequence MGKIFIPEHLILPQGVVSLCVDSHLRTAVLATLPTLDDGGLVARQTGGDLDHGLRIPGASGEQAVPGAAGSGPAAKGKQAVAGSAATSGPSQARSSSGASSGEAGRRRLHRGDGTPVTESAAKHRRTAEDAGQGSSRAPGPRGTSRVAAPPPPPPRDTSPRQQQQQREQPRGPSPKQLFHHRWLVSGGPGDPGLDDDGGCGELGCGGFR is encoded by the exons atggGGAAAatcttcatcccggagcacctAATCCTCCCTCAGGGTGTCGTCTCCCTCTGCGTGGACTCACACCTGAGGACCGcagtgctggccaccctgccgaccCTTGACGACGGTGGGCTAGTGGCGCGCCAGACTGGAGGTGACCTGGACcatgggctccggatccctggtgcgtccggggaACAAGCTGTGCCGGGCGCCGCGGGGTCCGGCCCCgctgccaagggcaagcaggccgtggccggTAGCGCCGCCACGAGCGGCCCCAGCCAGGCTCGGAGCAGCTCTGGTGCGTCGTCGGGGGAAGCAGGCCGGCGTAGGTTGcaccggggcgacgggaccccagtcACGGAGTCCGCCGCGAAGCATCGGAGGACCgctgaggacgcgggccagggtagctcccgggcccccggcCCTCGCGGAACCTCCAGggtggccgcgccgccaccaccaccaccgagaGATACCTCcccccggcagcagcagcaacagcgggAGCAGCCTCGG ggCCCCTCGCCCAAGCAGCTCTTCCACCACCGCTGGCTcgtcagcgggggtccaggcgaccCGGGCCTCGATGATGACGGCGGGTGCGGGGAGCTCGGGTGCGGCGGCTTCCGCTAG